A window from Drosophila kikkawai strain 14028-0561.14 chromosome 2L, DkikHiC1v2, whole genome shotgun sequence encodes these proteins:
- the LOC108075826 gene encoding essential MCU regulator, mitochondrial, which yields MPFGRRDKDFKELKKIQKADKLIYFRVVATVIPGILLGGYAGMKIAQFLEVCELFTPDTVENDD from the coding sequence ATGCCATTCGGTCGACGCGACAAAGATTTCAAGGAGctgaaaaaaattcaaaaggcTGATAAACTCATATATTTTCGTGTTGTGGCCACTGTCATACCAGGGATTTTGTTGGGTGGCTATGCCGGCATGAAGATTGCACAGTTTCTTGAAGTATGCGAACTGTTCACGCCCGATACCGTGGAAAACGATGACTAG
- the Gart gene encoding trifunctional purine biosynthetic protein adenosine-3, whose amino-acid sequence MSHRVLVIGSGGREHAICWKLSQSPKIKQIYALPGSYGIQQVDKCQNLDSKVLDPKDFEAIAKWSKEKEIALVVVGPEDPLALGLGDVLQKEGIACFGPGKQGAQIEADKKWAKDFMLRHGIPTARYESFTDTDKAKAFIKSAPYPALVVKAAGLAAGKGVVVAANVDEACQAVDEILGQLKYGQAGATLVVEELLEGEEISVLAFTDGKSVRAMLPAQDHKRLGNGDSGPNTGGMGAYCPCPLISQPALELVQKAVLERAVQGLAKERISYQGVLYAGLMLTRDGPRVLEFNCRFGDPETQVILPLLETDLFDVMLACCTGKLDKLTLQWRSGVSAVGVILASAGYPETSTKGCIITGLPANNTPTQLIFHSGLAVNKEKQALTNGGRVLIAIALDGGLKEAAAKATKLAGSISFSGSGAQYRTDIAQKAFKIATASTPGLSYKDSGVDIDAGDALVQRIKPLSRGTQRPGVLGGLGGFGGLFRLNELSYKEPVIAEATQGVGAKIKLALEHELYENVGYDLFALSANDLLEFGAEPVAFLDYIACGKLNVPLAAQLVKGMADGCRDARCALVGGETAEMPSLYGPGQHDMAGYCVGIVEQSRVLPRFNLYQPGDLLIGLPSSGLHCAGFNEILTRLQDLKVNLKDLSPVDGGEDGLSLAHSLATPTRLYVQQLLSHLQKGDEIKSVAHVTHGLLNDVQRLLPEGFETTLDFGAVPVPKIFGWLAGKLKLSAATLLERHNCGIGMLLVLPQSSQLWRTSLPGAKVLGVLQRRAKTTGAAVQVRNFTEQLQRVAAPFGGLGERELPEELKKLASKDAVAASRADCFENAVGRRLTRVSGNYKDPILILGTDGVGTKLKIAQQTNRNSSVGIDLVAMCVNDILCNGAEPLSFSSYYACGQWQEELAKEVHGGVLEGSRQANSSFIDSHSAALPLLYEPQVYDLAGFALGIAERSGILPRLSDIQPGDVLIGLPSSGVHSNGFSLVHAVLRRVGLGLNDKAPFSEKTLGEELLVPTKIYVKALAELLSQPNHGIKALAHITGGGLSENIPRVLRKDLAVRLDANEFQLPPVFAWLAAAGNISSAELQRTYNCGLGLVLVVSAADADRVLKELRYPQRASLVGEVIARKDPKKPQVVVQNFEASLARTQKMLSTPRKRVAVLISGTGSNLQALIDATRDSAQGVHAEIVLVISNKPGVLGLERATRAGIPSVVIAHKDFKTRELYDDELTRNLKAARVDLVCLAGFMRILSAPFVREWSGRLINIHPSLLPKYPGLHVQRQALEAGEEESGCTVHFVDEGVDTGAILVQAAVPILPGDDEDALTQRIHKAEHWAFPRALALLASGTVRLSAEGRTTLPS is encoded by the exons GCCATTGCCAAGTGGAGTAAGGAAAAGGAGATAGCTCTAGTGGTCGTGGGACCGGAAGATCCGCTAGCCTTGGGCTTGGGCGATGTCCTGCAAAAGGAGGGCATTGCTTGCTTTGGTCCTGGCAAACAGGGTGCCCAAATCGAGGCGGACAAGAAATGGGCCAAGGACTTTATGTTGCGTCACGGGATTCCAACGGCACGATACGAGAGTTTCACGGACACGGACAAAGCCAAAGCGTTCATCAAGAG CGCCCCCTATCCGGCTCTGGTGGTGAAGGCGGCTGGTCTGGCCGCTGGCAAGGGTGTGGTGGTGGCCGCCAATGTGGATGAAGCCTGCCAGGCAGTGGATGAAATCCTGGGCCAGCTAAAGTACGGACAAGCGGGAGCTACCCTGGTAGTGGAGGAGCTTCTGGAGGGTGAAGAGATCTCGGTGCTGGCCTTCACCGATGGCAAGAGTGTGCGCGCCATGCTGCCCGCCCAGGATCACAAGCGGTTGGGCAACGGCGACTCTGGACCGAACACCGGCGGCATGGGGGCCTACTGTCCATGTCCGCTGATTAGTCAGCCGGCACTGGAACTGGTCCAAAAGGCCGTTCTTGAGAGGGCCGTGCAGGGCTTGGCCAAGGAACGAATCTCCTACCAGGGTGTTCTCTACGCAGGACTCATGCTGACACGCGATGGTCCCCGCGTCCTGGAGTTCAACTGTCGCTTTGGCGATCCGGAGACTCAGGTCATTCTGCCGCTGCTCGAAACCGATCTGTTTGATGTGATGCTGGCTTGTTGCACCGGAAAGCTGGACAAGCTCACTCTGCAGTGGCGGAGTGGAGTCAGCGCCGTGGGCGTGATCCTAGCCAGTGCTGGCTATCCGGAGACTTCCACAAAAGGATGTATTATCACAG gTCTTCCTGCGAACAACACTCCGACCCAACTGATATTCCATAGTGGCCTGGCCGtgaacaaagaaaaacaagctCTGACCAATGGCGGTCGTGTCCTAATTGCCATTGCTCTCGACGGCGGCCTGAAGGAGGCAGCTGCCAAGGCCACCAAATTGGCTGGCAGTATCAGCTTTTCCGGCTCTGGAGCTCAGTACAGAACGGATATTGCCCAAAAGgcctttaaaat agcCACTGCCAGCACTCCAGGATTAAGCTACAAGGACAGCGGCGTAGATATCGATGCTGGCGATGCTCTTGTCCAGCGGATTAAGCCCTTGTCCCGCGGCACCCAGAGGCCGGGCGTTCTTGGCGGCCTGGGTGGCTTTGGTGGACTTTTTCGCCTAAATGAGCTCAGCTACAAGGAGCCCGTCATTGCCGAGGCCACACAGGGAGTGGGAGCCAAGATTAAGCTGGCCCTGGAGCACGAATTGTATGAGAATGTGGGCTACGACCTATTTGCCCTCTCTGCCAACGATCTGCTTGAGTTTGGTGCTGAGCCTGTGGCCTTCCTGGATTACATTGCCTGCGGCAAGCTTAACGTTCCGCTGGCTGCTCAGCTGGTCAAGGGAATGGCTGATGGTTGTCGGGATGCGCGCTGCGCTTTAGTTG GTGGCGAAACAGCGGAGATGCCCTCACTCTATGGACCCGGTCAGCATGACATGGCCGGCTATTGTGTTGGCATCGTGGAGCAGTCTCGCGTTCTGCCACGATTTAATCTCTATCAGCCAGGAGATCTTCTTATTGGCCTGCCGTCATCTGGACTCCACTGTGCCGGCTTTAACGAAATTCTCACAAGGCTGCAAGACTTGAAAGTGAATCTCAAGGATCTGTCCCCCGTCGACGGTGGAGAGGATGGTCTCTCCCTGGCCCATTCCCTGGCCACGCCCACCCGACTGTATGTTCAGCAGCTGCTTTCCCACCTCCAGAAAGGGGATGAGATCAAGTCGGTGGCCCACGTGACCCATGGCCTTCTGAACGATGTACAGCGCCTATTGCCTGAGGGTTTCGAGACCACACTGGACTTTGGAGCGGTTCCCGTTCCCAAGATCTTTGGCTGGCTGGCGGGAAAGCTTAAGCTCAGCGCAGCAACATTGCTGGAGCGACACAATTGCGGCATTGGTATGCTTTTAGTCCTGCCACAGTCTAGCCAGTTGTGGCGCACATCCCTGCCAGGGGCCAAGGTTTTGGGCGTTCTGCAGCGACGAGCAAAGACCACTGGAGCTGCAGTGCAGGTGCGCAACTTTACAGAGCAACTGCAGCGCGTAGCTGCTCCTTTTGGAGGACTTGGTGAACGTGAGCTGCCAGAGGAGCTAAAAAAACTGGCCTCCAAAGACGCTGTAGCAGCCTCGAGGGCGGATTGCTTTGAGAATGCAGTTGGACGCCGTCTAACTCGGGTTTCGGGTAACTACAAGGACCCTATTCTTATTTTGGGCACTGATGGTGTGGGCACCAAGCTGAAAATTGCCCAGCAAACGAATCGCAACTCCAGCGTGGGCATCGATCTGGTGGCCATGTGTGTCAACGATATTCTGTGCAATGGAGCCGAGCCGCTGAGCTTCTCCAGCTACTATGCCTGTGGTCAGTGGCAGGaggagctggccaaggagGTACATGGCGGAGTCCTAGAGGGTTCTCGGCAGGCCAACAGCAGTTTCATTG ATTCGCACAGTGCTGCCCTGCCGCTGCTGTACGAGCCCCAGGTGTATGACCTGGCTGGCTTCGCCCTGGGTATTGCTGAACGCTCTGGTATCCTGCCCCGTTTAAGCGACATTCAGCCGGGTGATGTGCTCATCGGCTTGCCATCGTCAGGTGTCCACAGCAATGGTTTCAGTCTGGTGCATGCCGTCCTGAGACGCGTCGGCTTGGGTCTCAACGATAAGGCGCCTTTCAGCGAGAAGACACTTGGCGAGGAGCTGCTCGTGCCCACCAAGATATATGTAAAGGCATTGGCCGAGTTGCTATCGCAACCAAATCACGGGATCAAGGCTCTAGCCCACATCACCGGCGGCGGGCTCAGTGAGAACATTCCGCGCGTGCTCCGCAAGGATCTGGCAGTGCGTCTGGACGCCAATGAATTTCAGCTACCGCCTGTCTTTGCCTGGCTGGCGGCAGCTGGAAACATTAGCTCCGCCGAGTTGCAGCGCACCTACAACTGCGGCTTAGGTCTGGTCCTGGTGGTTTCCGCCGCCGATGCCGACCGTGTACTGAAGGAGTTACGGTACCCACAGCGGGCTTCTTTGGTTGGAGAGGTTATTGCCCGCAAGGATCCGAAGAAGCCGCAGGTGGTGGTCCAGAACTTCGAGGCCTCGTTGGCGAGGACCCAAAAGATGCTCTCCACGCCCCGTAAACGAGTGGCTGTTCTCATCTCGGGAACGGGCAGCAACCTGCAGGCACTCATCGATGCCACTCGCGATTCCGCCCAGGGTGTGCATGCCGAGATTGTGCTGGTGATAAGCAACAAGCCAGGTGTCCTGGGCCTGGAACGTGCCACTCGTGCCGGAATACCCTCCGTGGTCATCGCACACAAGGACTTTAAGACTCGAGAGCTCTATGACGACGAACTGACGCGAAATCTCAAGGCAGCTCGTGTGGATTTGGTGTGCCTAGCCGGCTTCATGCGCATTTTGAGTGCACCGTTTGTTCGGGAGTGGTCTGGCCGTCTCATCAATATCCATCCTTCTCTGCTGCCCAAGTACCCGGGTCTACATGTCCAGCGGCAGGCGTTGGAGGCTGGCGAGGAGGAGTCGGGATGCACGGTTCATTTTGTGGACGAGGGCGTGGACACGGGAGCCATTCTAGTTCAGGCTGCAGTTCCCATTTTGCCCGGAGACGATGAGGACGCTTTGACGCAGCGCATCCACAAGGCCGAGCACTGGGCGTTCCCAAGAGCTCTAGCCCTGCTGGCCAGCGGAACAGTGCGTCTCAGTGCCGAGGGAAGAACTACACTGCCATCCTAG
- the LOC108075865 gene encoding dnaJ homolog subfamily C member 28, producing the protein MWLAGRVLGGSILHTGRTSCRLLHLKRREVYSECFRILGVHESADQNTVRHAYLDLVKRVHPDSGTEEASAERFQQVDEAFRVLQEKFAKGRRNIQEDEDEAMEFDIQHTAPQHRQYLSNEGIGVGTPFQRQKQYQQVRAMKAQERVLEHRIDKAAAGEKTLMSKGNHFRKHAIKTKYGIERVVEDLIQEAMSKGDFDNLNGVGKPLSSAQSQTPYLDFTTHKLNKIMLDNGFTPEWISLSKDIREAVAQLKEKVLQERTHYGEWPLQRPEELAAWQTFSQQHQEEVQQLNKLIDKYNLLVPILKNQFFRQNLDTMAERVFKEPGLQRNLKRRPTPDAYINNNDQKQQSTSTSIFSLFSNLL; encoded by the exons ATGTGGCTGGCAGGACGTGTCCTTGGTGGCTCCATTCTCCACACAGGCCGCACTTCCTGTCGCTTGTTGCATCTTAAACGCCGCGAGGTTTATTCG GAGTGTTTCCGCATCCTGGGCGTGCACGAGTCGGCGGATCAGAATACCGTGCGCCACGCCTACTTGGACCTGGTGAAGCGAGTGCATCCGGACTCGGGCACCGAAGAGGCCAGCGCCGAACGATTCCAGCAGGTGGACGAGGCGTTCAGGGTGCTGCAGGAGAAGTTTGCCAAAGGGCGACGCAACATTcaggaggacgaggacgaggccaTGGAGTTTGATATTCAGCACACTGCTCCGCAGCACCGCCAGTACCTGTCCAACGAGGGCATTGGCGTCGGTACACCGTTCCAGCGCCAGAAGCAGTACCAGCAGGTGCGTGCCATGAAGGCACAAGAGCGCGTCCTCGAGCATCGCATCGACAAGGCGGCTGCGGGCGAGAAGACCCTAATGTCCAAGGGCAATCATTTCCGCAAGCACGCCATCAAGACCAAGTACGGCATCGAGCGCGTGGTGGAGGATCTCATCCAGGAGGCAATGTCCAAGGGCGACTTTGACAATCTAAATGGGGTCGGGAAGCCGCTTTCATCGGCCCAGTCGCAGACTCCCTATCTGGACTTTACCACGCACAAGCTGAACAAGATAATGCTGGACAACGGCTTCACGCCGGAGTGGATCAGCCTCAGCAAGGACATACGGGAGGCTGTGGCCCAGCTCAAGGAGAAGGTGCTCCAGGAGCGTACCCATTACGGCGAGTGGCCACTGCAACGCCCCGAAGAGCTGGCCGCCTGGCAGACGTTCAGTCAGCAGCACCAGGAGGAAGTCCAGCAACTGAACAAGCTCATAGACAAGTACAACCTGTTGGTGCCCATCCTGAAGAATCAGTTCTTTCGCCAGAACCTGGACACAATGGCCGAAAGGGTTTTCAAGGAGCCAGGATTGCAGCGCAACCTGAAGCGACGACCCACTCCGGATGCCTATATCAACAACAATGATCAGAAGCAGCAGAGCACGAGTACAAGCATCTTTTCCCTCTTTAGCAATCTTTTGTGA